The region ACGTTTCCTATGCATGTAGTCGCAGAAAGGTTTTAGGAAACTGTTATATATTGTTTGTTTTATTCATTTATCGTGATTTCAATGTTGAGTTTTAGTGTTGTTTGTAGTGGTTGTGGTTCTGTTTATCCTGCTGATAAACCTATTAATGTTTGCTCTAAGTGTGGTGGCGCTCTACTTTACAAGTATGATTTCTCTAGGATTGGTTTTGGTAGGGATGTTTTTGCTGGTAGGTTTGATAGCTTCTGGAAGTATTTGGAGTTTACGCCTCTAAGGAGTTCCAGTGATATTATTTCTCTTGGTGAAACTTTTACTCCTATCGTTAAGCTTGATGGGGATATTGCATATGGATTCCATAATGTCTCATTTAAGGATGATGGTAGACTCCCCACTGGAACTTTTAAGGCTAGGGGTATGGCCCTCGCAGTCTCAGTTTTGAGGAGTTTGGGCGTCTCAAGGGTTGCAATTCCAAGTGCTGGTAATGCTGCTGCAGCCCTTTCAGCTTATGGTTCTAGGGCTGGTTTGGAGGTTTACACATTCATGCCTAAGGATGCTCCCATAAGCACTTTGAGGGAGTGTGTTTATATGGGTGCTAGGG is a window of Candidatus Methanomethylicota archaeon DNA encoding:
- a CDS encoding pyridoxal-phosphate dependent enzyme, producing MLSFSVVCSGCGSVYPADKPINVCSKCGGALLYKYDFSRIGFGRDVFAGRFDSFWKYLEFTPLRSSSDIISLGETFTPIVKLDGDIAYGFHNVSFKDDGRLPTGTFKARGMALAVSVLRSLGVSRVAIPSAGNAAAALSAYGSRAGLEVYTFMPKDAPISTLRECVYMGAR